A genome region from Tolypothrix sp. PCC 7712 includes the following:
- a CDS encoding filamentous hemagglutinin N-terminal domain-containing protein, with the protein MKFTFVGFGILSAISVSAVCNNSVYAQITPDGTLGTVVNGSSNYNITEGTRVGKNLFHSFSQFSIPTGSSASFDNPTDIQNIFSRVSGGNISNIDGLISAQGNANLFLLNPSGIIFGPNASLNIGGSFIATTANSIKFADGAEFSAVPSAGKPLLTMSVPVGLQMGQNSGGITVEDLGHRITGGVLTALDRTQNLTGLQVNAGNTLALIGNEVNFSGGIVATNGGGHLEVGSVQQGEVRLNPSMTGWKGDYSQVEKYNNIDLGQQSLVDASGSNSSIQIQGKNINLSAGSAVVLQNLGEQSQGITIRATGSLNLTGNTSDQKLGSMILIDNLGTGLPGDILIEANQLSLQDGGGIWNRPFNTADSGNITVNVKGLIDLNGFVRANPSIPTSIRTNTSRSSNAGDVFVSTSNLRIRNGSVISSSTLGSGQAGSVRVIATEQIEILGNNPISQVPSSIASSTRSTGNANSNLVNTSRLIIRDGGFVGSNTLGQGSAGSVTINASDFIEVSGRALGSITSSRILSSAEIIDAANRAIFGQQDISTGDAGALTINTPSLRVTDGALITVKSDGTGKAGDLQINAQAIFLNNQGSISASTASGNGGNIHLNLQNYLLMRHGSFVSATSKGAGNGGNVSINSPAIAGLENSDIIANAVQGRGGNININTQAIFGLQGSNQLTSASDITASSQFGVNGTVNINNFGVDPNSGLVELPVNFTDPSQQIASGCSNNTGSSFIATGRGGTPQSPNQDVRSDRTWSDVRDISAFHTTKPAQAQIPKSPATLVQATSWRRNAQGKIELISDKSSVNLQPSLTCAAVHKS; encoded by the coding sequence ATGAAATTTACTTTTGTCGGGTTTGGGATTCTCAGTGCAATCTCTGTTTCTGCTGTTTGCAACAATAGTGTTTACGCCCAAATCACACCCGATGGCACTCTCGGCACTGTTGTAAATGGTAGTAGTAATTACAACATTACTGAGGGGACTCGTGTCGGCAAAAATTTATTTCATAGCTTTAGTCAGTTCTCCATCCCTACAGGTAGTTCGGCATCATTTGACAATCCTACTGATATTCAAAATATTTTCAGTCGGGTGAGTGGTGGTAATATTTCCAACATAGATGGTTTAATTAGTGCCCAGGGTAACGCTAATTTATTCTTACTCAACCCATCAGGGATTATTTTTGGGCCAAATGCCAGCTTAAATATTGGTGGTTCTTTTATTGCTACAACAGCCAATAGTATTAAATTTGCTGATGGGGCAGAATTTAGTGCTGTTCCAAGTGCGGGTAAACCTTTGCTGACAATGAGTGTACCTGTGGGTTTACAAATGGGTCAAAATTCGGGGGGGATTACTGTCGAGGACTTAGGGCATCGGATAACAGGTGGGGTTCTTACAGCTTTAGATCGCACTCAGAATCTTACAGGGTTACAAGTTAATGCAGGCAATACCTTAGCATTAATCGGTAATGAGGTAAATTTCTCAGGTGGGATTGTGGCAACCAACGGAGGTGGACATCTAGAAGTAGGAAGCGTGCAACAGGGTGAAGTCAGGCTTAATCCCAGTATGACAGGATGGAAAGGAGATTATTCCCAAGTCGAGAAATACAATAATATCGATCTAGGGCAACAATCTCTCGTAGATGCCAGTGGTAGCAATAGCTCAATTCAAATCCAAGGAAAAAACATCAACTTGAGCGCAGGCTCGGCTGTCGTGCTGCAAAACCTGGGGGAACAATCACAAGGAATTACTATTCGCGCTACAGGGTCTTTGAATTTAACAGGTAACACCTCAGACCAAAAACTAGGCAGTATGATCCTAATTGATAATTTGGGAACAGGTTTACCAGGAGATATTTTGATTGAGGCGAATCAACTTTCTCTACAAGATGGCGGAGGGATTTGGAATAGGCCATTTAACACAGCCGATAGTGGGAATATTACTGTCAATGTTAAAGGATTGATTGACTTGAATGGCTTTGTCCGTGCCAATCCGTCTATCCCCACATCGATTAGAACAAACACCTCTAGATCCAGTAATGCAGGTGATGTTTTTGTTTCTACCAGTAACCTCAGAATTAGGAATGGGAGTGTTATTTCTTCTTCGACTCTAGGGTCGGGACAGGCTGGAAGCGTAAGGGTTATTGCCACAGAGCAGATCGAAATCCTTGGTAATAACCCTATTTCACAAGTACCCAGTTCAATTGCTTCGTCAACACGTTCGACGGGTAATGCAAATAGCAATCTGGTGAATACATCCAGATTAATTATTCGAGACGGAGGATTTGTGGGATCTAACACTCTCGGTCAGGGTTCAGCAGGAAGTGTGACGATTAATGCTTCAGATTTTATTGAGGTGAGTGGTCGCGCATTAGGATCGATTACATCGAGTCGTATTCTTTCCAGCGCGGAAATTATCGACGCTGCTAATCGAGCCATTTTTGGACAACAAGACATTAGCACTGGTGATGCAGGTGCTTTGACGATTAACACGCCATCATTACGGGTTACTGATGGTGCATTGATCACGGTGAAAAGTGATGGAACTGGCAAAGCGGGAGATTTACAGATTAATGCTCAGGCAATTTTTCTGAACAACCAAGGTAGTATCTCTGCCTCAACAGCCTCTGGTAATGGGGGAAATATTCACTTGAATCTACAAAATTACCTGCTGATGCGTCATGGTAGCTTCGTTTCTGCCACTTCTAAGGGTGCAGGTAATGGTGGTAATGTGTCGATTAACTCACCTGCGATCGCGGGATTAGAAAATAGCGATATCATTGCCAATGCTGTTCAAGGTCGTGGTGGCAATATTAACATCAATACTCAAGCTATTTTCGGATTGCAAGGGAGCAACCAATTGACAAGCGCAAGTGATATTACTGCTAGTTCTCAATTTGGGGTAAATGGTACAGTTAATATTAATAATTTTGGTGTTGACCCCAATTCTGGTTTAGTAGAATTGCCAGTAAATTTTACCGATCCATCTCAACAAATTGCCAGTGGTTGTTCTAATAATACTGGTAGTAGTTTTATTGCTACCGGTCGCGGTGGAACACCACAAAGTCCAAATCAAGATGTGAGGAGCGATCGCACTTGGTCTGATGTGCGCGATATCTCTGCATTCCACACCACAAAACCAGCACAAGCACAAATACCAAAATCACCAGCAACACTTGTCCAAGCTACCTCTTGGCGACGTAATGCCCAAGGCAAAATTGAATTAATTTCCGATAAATCTTCTGTGAATTTGCAACCATCATTAACTTGTGCGGCTGTTCATAAAAGCTGA
- a CDS encoding filamentous hemagglutinin N-terminal domain-containing protein — protein sequence MKVTFANLGLIGAVYILVIGNSHVQAQVTPDGTLSTLVSGSNSYNITGGTVVGNNLFHSFQQFSIPTDGSAFFNNASDIQNIFSRVTGGNISNIDGLIKANGSANLFLINPAGIIFGQNVTLNIGGSFVATTANSIKFADGVEFSAVDPAAKPLLTMSVPIGLQFGQGSATITNRADLSTNQGLTLAANAVLSSGAIAAPNGAVQIQATTGDAQLQAIAARSVDITASGNVTVGAVSTNSSTDNGGLVTIQAGRGITVNGTINTGSTAAIGNAGNVSLASGGDLTLQSINASVGARSGSTKTDGNGGTINLQSGNHLLIQDGATIETRNSRNQGVGNSGAVNIVTRSLSQYGTVFTDTRGRGDAGKITVQADDLIFIQGKEGGTRSGFSAVVDRGARGNANNIAIKARALTMRDVTLLSTNTFGMGNAGHIDIQIDELISLYGRVNIFSNVESGAIGNSAGVSVQAGSLTAEFIDFTKVPNIFSSVLGEGKGGNINLQVRDSISLSGARIRALVDGNGKGVGGDIDIRVGGALYANNNTLINTRASTFGKAGNINIQADSITLDGVLPAEGFPTTINTSTRSPNAGGQITLTSRTFSLLNGARLDTNTLNSGDAGDVTIQASEFVLLDGAEKTDPALFISGKRNISEGRLPSVIQSEVQGANTTGNGGDIKIQTPVLIVSNGAYISSSSKGQGNAGNIEIISDAVTFAGVAPSPLLNGDPNPNFPSGAFSLATVNGNGGNITIKSTESVSINNNAQLSVSSSGKGSAGNLDIQTNQLQLNQGSLQAEAVAGSQGNIFIASDVLLMRQGSQITANAKENANGGNITIDAPIILGLEDSDIIANAVQGRGGNIEISTQGIIGLEYRSQLTPENDITASSQFGVNGTVEINNVGVDPNSGLVTLPENLTDPSQKIATGCADINNSSFIATGRGGVSQNPMQEVRSDRTWSDVRDISAFHTTKPAQAQISTTPQNLVQATGWRRNAMGKIELVANQSPSQVQTALTCAATPQI from the coding sequence ATGAAAGTAACTTTTGCTAACTTAGGTTTAATTGGTGCAGTCTACATCTTGGTGATTGGCAACAGCCATGTTCAGGCGCAAGTCACGCCTGATGGTACTCTCAGTACTCTTGTGTCTGGAAGTAATAGTTACAACATCACTGGCGGGACTGTTGTTGGCAATAATTTATTTCATAGCTTTCAGCAATTCTCTATCCCTACAGATGGTTCTGCATTCTTCAACAACGCTTCAGATATTCAAAATATTTTTAGTCGAGTTACTGGTGGTAATATCTCAAATATCGATGGTTTAATTAAAGCTAACGGTAGTGCAAACTTATTTTTAATCAACCCCGCCGGGATTATTTTTGGGCAAAATGTCACCTTAAATATTGGCGGTTCATTTGTAGCGACAACAGCTAATAGCATTAAATTTGCTGATGGGGTTGAATTTAGTGCGGTAGATCCTGCCGCTAAACCGTTATTAACAATGAGTGTACCCATTGGCTTACAATTCGGGCAAGGTTCAGCCACCATCACCAACCGTGCTGATCTTTCGACGAATCAGGGTTTAACCTTAGCTGCTAATGCAGTCCTGAGTAGCGGTGCGATCGCGGCTCCCAATGGCGCAGTGCAGATTCAAGCCACCACTGGCGATGCCCAGTTACAAGCGATCGCTGCTCGTAGTGTAGACATCACCGCGAGTGGCAATGTCACCGTTGGTGCGGTGAGTACGAATAGCTCAACTGATAACGGTGGACTGGTTACTATTCAAGCTGGTCGGGGAATAACCGTAAATGGTACTATTAATACAGGTTCTACTGCGGCGATCGGCAACGCTGGTAATGTCTCCCTAGCTTCTGGTGGCGACCTCACCCTTCAATCCATCAATGCTTCTGTGGGAGCGCGTTCTGGTAGCACCAAAACCGACGGCAACGGTGGAACTATCAATTTGCAAAGTGGCAATCATCTTCTCATCCAAGACGGCGCGACAATTGAGACTCGAAATAGCCGGAATCAGGGCGTTGGCAATAGTGGCGCTGTGAACATTGTGACGCGATCGCTGAGTCAATACGGTACGGTCTTCACCGATACCAGGGGCAGAGGTGATGCGGGAAAAATTACGGTGCAAGCTGACGATCTGATTTTTATCCAAGGCAAAGAAGGAGGGACTCGTTCGGGATTTTCGGCGGTGGTAGATCGGGGCGCGCGCGGTAATGCCAACAACATTGCAATCAAGGCTAGAGCCTTGACGATGCGAGATGTCACCCTGTTATCAACTAACACCTTTGGGATGGGTAATGCCGGTCATATTGATATTCAGATAGACGAGTTAATTTCCTTGTATGGACGGGTCAATATCTTCTCCAATGTGGAAAGCGGCGCGATCGGCAATAGTGCTGGAGTTAGTGTGCAAGCAGGCTCTCTTACCGCAGAATTTATTGACTTCACTAAAGTCCCCAATATTTTCTCATCCGTACTGGGCGAAGGCAAAGGTGGCAACATCAACCTTCAGGTACGCGACTCGATTTCTCTGAGTGGTGCTAGAATTCGCGCCCTTGTAGATGGAAATGGCAAAGGAGTAGGCGGCGATATTGATATTCGGGTGGGCGGTGCGCTCTATGCCAACAATAATACTCTGATCAACACCCGCGCCAGCACTTTTGGTAAAGCCGGAAATATCAATATTCAAGCCGACTCGATCACCTTAGACGGGGTACTCCCCGCCGAGGGATTTCCCACAACCATCAACACCTCAACCCGCAGTCCCAATGCTGGCGGTCAGATCACGCTGACGAGTCGAACATTTTCCCTCTTGAATGGTGCGCGTCTGGACACCAACACTTTAAATTCTGGAGATGCTGGTGATGTAACGATTCAAGCTAGCGAATTTGTATTGTTAGATGGCGCGGAGAAGACTGATCCCGCCTTATTTATCTCTGGAAAACGCAATATTTCCGAGGGTCGTCTACCCAGTGTGATTCAGAGCGAAGTTCAGGGGGCTAACACCACTGGCAATGGTGGTGATATCAAAATTCAAACGCCTGTGTTAATTGTTAGCAATGGGGCTTACATTAGTTCTAGTTCCAAAGGTCAAGGCAATGCAGGCAATATTGAGATTATTTCCGATGCAGTGACTTTTGCGGGAGTTGCTCCCTCACCCCTGCTCAACGGCGATCCAAACCCAAATTTTCCCAGTGGTGCGTTTAGCCTAGCGACAGTAAACGGCAACGGCGGCAATATCACCATTAAGTCCACTGAGTCAGTGTCGATTAACAACAATGCTCAATTGTCCGTGAGTAGTAGTGGGAAAGGGAGTGCGGGAAACTTAGATATTCAGACCAACCAGTTGCAACTCAATCAAGGCAGCCTCCAAGCAGAAGCAGTTGCGGGCAGCCAAGGCAATATTTTCATCGCCTCCGACGTGCTGTTGATGCGTCAAGGTAGCCAAATCACAGCCAACGCCAAGGAAAATGCCAACGGAGGCAACATCACAATTGATGCACCTATCATCTTGGGCTTAGAAGACAGTGATATTATCGCCAATGCTGTACAAGGTCGAGGAGGCAATATTGAAATCTCTACCCAGGGAATTATCGGCTTAGAATATCGTTCGCAACTAACACCAGAAAATGATATTACCGCCAGTTCACAGTTTGGGGTGAATGGTACAGTAGAGATTAATAACGTTGGTGTTGACCCCAATTCTGGTTTAGTGACATTGCCAGAGAATTTAACCGATCCATCTCAAAAAATAGCTACAGGCTGTGCAGATATCAATAATAGCAGTTTTATCGCCACAGGTAGGGGTGGAGTATCACAAAATCCTATGCAGGAAGTGAGGAGCGATCGCACTTGGTCTGATGTGCGCGATATCTCTGCATTCCACACCACAAAACCAGCACAAGCTCAAATATCTACAACACCACAAAATCTTGTGCAAGCAACTGGCTGGAGACGTAACGCAATGGGCAAAATTGAGTTAGTTGCTAATCAATCACCTAGTCAGGTACAAACAGCCTTAACCTGTGCGGCGACACCTCAAATTTAA
- a CDS encoding filamentous hemagglutinin N-terminal domain-containing protein: protein MKLTFVRFAVLGAICICAVDNHNVHAQVTPDNSLNTDVTSSSNSYSITNGTRVGNNLFHSFSQFSIPTGSSALFDNAADIQNIFSRVTGGNISHIDGLIQANGNANLFLLNPSGIIFGQNASLNIGGSFVATTANSIKFADGVEFSATNPSVTPLLTMSVPIGLQMGSNTQPIQVSGKGNDGIVPINNLGIIGSPTKTIALVGGDINLTRGVITAPAGRIEIGAVGSGTVNLISTPTGLQLDYAQVQDFRDINFTQRSSLWNPHPVGNPFGGIQVVGRDIRLDQSQIAGAIVGSGQGSNITVNAERSLFLGGINANAFAPSAWIVNQVAQTATGNGGAVKIQAGQLTLKDGAAIETLSLGRGAAGKVEVKADTIAMSGTVAVKSPLLPTGTSSSRIASQTYASGNGGDVNVVARQLHLQESGVITTVVFPSATGRGGDISVKVAEEMKAISAHPISFTPSGINAYTSGTGNSGNIHVSIGKLQLSDGGDIFTSAIRLARIPGTGSGNAGDVTVVAQQSIDMVGVHPLLPTVASGIGSFTTGSGHGGNVSVTTPNLTMQAGTVLSASSLPVFGIFGDAKQSNNLGNSGNVSVNVAERLIITGINQFTQAPTLIGSLTLGNGEAGNVTIQTNQLVIHNGASINTSTQATGNAGALIIQANDILIEGQNVFSSSIAASAPIVNETARQFYGLPDAPTGNAGRLSITTNSLKVRDGAYINLTNSGTGNAGQLSIQAEQISVENSRIRAATASGQGGDINLDVADFLLLRNGSTITTEAGGNGNGGNITINAPLIVGLENSDIVANAFQGNGGNIDITTQGIIGLEYRSQLTSENDITASSKFGVNGTVEINNVGVDPNSGLVELPANITNTSQQIATGCADTSSSSFVATGRGGIPQNPTQDVRSDRTWSDTRDISAFHTTQPVQAQIPTPPQVLVQATSWHRNAQGKIELVAAKSPTSMQPSLTCAAIPKN, encoded by the coding sequence ATGAAATTAACTTTTGTGAGGTTTGCCGTTCTGGGTGCAATCTGCATCTGTGCTGTTGACAATCATAATGTTCACGCCCAAGTAACTCCCGATAACAGTCTCAACACAGATGTAACCAGTAGTAGTAATAGTTACTCCATCACCAACGGCACTCGTGTAGGCAACAATTTATTTCATAGCTTTAGTCAGTTCTCTATCCCTACAGGTAGTTCGGCATTATTTGACAATGCCGCAGACATCCAAAATATATTTAGCCGTGTCACGGGTGGTAACATTTCCCATATTGATGGTTTAATTCAAGCTAATGGTAACGCCAACTTATTTTTACTCAACCCATCCGGAATTATTTTTGGGCAAAATGCCAGCTTAAATATTGGCGGTTCATTTGTAGCGACGACAGCAAATAGTATTAAATTTGCCGATGGAGTAGAATTTAGTGCCACGAATCCCAGTGTTACGCCTTTGTTAACAATGAGTGTGCCGATTGGCTTGCAAATGGGTAGTAATACACAACCAATTCAAGTCAGTGGAAAAGGTAATGATGGGATTGTCCCGATCAATAATTTAGGAATAATCGGCAGTCCGACAAAGACCATTGCCTTAGTTGGTGGAGATATTAACTTGACAAGGGGTGTAATTACTGCACCAGCCGGTCGAATTGAAATCGGTGCTGTCGGAAGTGGGACAGTTAATTTAATCTCCACACCCACAGGATTACAGCTAGATTATGCACAAGTGCAAGATTTCCGCGATATTAACTTTACACAACGTTCCTCCTTGTGGAATCCTCATCCTGTAGGTAATCCATTTGGTGGGATTCAAGTAGTAGGGAGAGATATTCGCCTCGACCAATCACAAATTGCTGGTGCAATTGTTGGTAGTGGGCAGGGTAGTAATATTACCGTGAATGCAGAGCGATCGCTGTTTTTGGGTGGAATTAATGCCAATGCTTTTGCTCCCAGTGCTTGGATTGTGAATCAGGTGGCGCAGACAGCAACGGGAAATGGGGGAGCAGTCAAGATTCAAGCCGGACAGTTGACTTTAAAAGATGGTGCAGCGATTGAAACCTTGAGCCTGGGTAGGGGAGCAGCAGGTAAGGTAGAGGTAAAAGCAGATACAATTGCTATGAGTGGGACTGTTGCTGTCAAATCTCCTTTATTACCAACAGGAACTAGCAGTAGCCGTATTGCTAGTCAAACTTACGCATCAGGAAATGGAGGAGATGTGAATGTAGTAGCGCGTCAATTGCATCTGCAAGAAAGTGGCGTAATTACAACGGTTGTCTTTCCTAGTGCAACTGGGCGTGGGGGTGATATTTCCGTCAAGGTAGCAGAAGAGATGAAGGCGATATCAGCTCATCCGATCAGTTTTACTCCTAGTGGAATTAATGCTTATACATCAGGGACTGGTAATAGTGGCAATATCCACGTCTCTATAGGGAAATTACAGCTTTCAGATGGAGGGGATATTTTTACGTCTGCTATCCGGTTGGCGAGAATACCTGGGACGGGTAGTGGTAATGCGGGTGATGTCACAGTAGTAGCACAGCAATCCATAGACATGGTAGGTGTACACCCACTCTTACCAACAGTGGCTAGTGGTATCGGTAGCTTTACCACAGGTTCTGGGCATGGGGGTAATGTGTCTGTGACTACTCCAAATTTGACAATGCAGGCTGGAACTGTGTTGTCGGCGAGCAGCTTACCAGTGTTTGGCATATTTGGCGATGCTAAACAGTCCAATAATTTAGGAAATAGTGGTAATGTCAGTGTGAATGTGGCAGAACGCCTGATCATCACTGGCATCAATCAGTTTACTCAAGCTCCAACTTTGATCGGCAGTCTGACATTAGGCAATGGGGAAGCAGGTAATGTGACGATTCAAACCAATCAATTAGTTATCCACAATGGTGCATCAATCAACACCAGCACCCAAGCCACAGGCAATGCAGGGGCATTAATTATCCAGGCAAATGATATTTTAATAGAGGGGCAAAATGTCTTCAGTTCTTCCATTGCTGCCAGTGCGCCCATTGTCAATGAGACTGCCAGACAATTTTATGGTTTACCAGATGCTCCTACGGGTAATGCAGGTAGATTGAGCATTACAACCAACAGCCTCAAAGTCCGTGATGGTGCTTACATCAACCTAACCAACTCTGGAACAGGTAATGCGGGACAGTTAAGCATCCAAGCAGAGCAAATTTCTGTGGAAAATAGTCGTATTCGAGCAGCTACTGCCTCTGGGCAAGGTGGCGATATCAATTTAGATGTTGCAGACTTTCTCTTGCTTCGTAATGGCAGTACAATCACGACAGAAGCGGGCGGTAATGGCAACGGTGGCAATATTACCATTAATGCTCCTCTCATCGTCGGATTAGAAAATAGTGATATTGTTGCTAATGCCTTTCAAGGCAATGGCGGCAATATTGACATTACCACTCAGGGAATTATTGGTTTAGAATATCGTTCACAACTGACCAGTGAAAATGATATTACTGCTAGTTCAAAGTTTGGGGTGAATGGCACAGTAGAGATTAATAATGTTGGTGTTGATCCCAATTCGGGTTTAGTTGAACTACCCGCGAATATTACCAATACATCCCAACAAATTGCTACTGGATGCGCTGATACAAGTAGTAGTAGTTTTGTCGCCACCGGCAGGGGGGGAATACCACAAAATCCGACGCAAGATGTGAGGAGCGATCGCACTTGGTCTGATACTCGTGATATCTCTGCATTCCACACCACACAACCAGTACAAGCCCAAATACCTACACCTCCACAGGTGCTTGTGCAAGCGACTTCTTGGCATCGTAACGCCCAAGGTAAAATCGAGCTTGTTGCTGCAAAATCTCCCACATCTATGCAACCATCATTAACCTGTGCAGCTATTCCCAAAAATTAA
- a CDS encoding filamentous hemagglutinin N-terminal domain-containing protein — MKVIFAGLGLIGAIFVSNIYNSNVYAQVIPDSTLNTSVTETNNYNITNGSRVGNNLFHSFSQFSVPSNGSAVFNNATDIQNIFSRVTGGNVSNINGSIRAQGNANLFLINPAGIIFGQNASLNIGGSFIGTTANSIKFADGIEFSAVNTSGTSLLTMSVPIGLQMGQVPANITVQGTGSALIIGNSQAPVIRVPSPTKLQVQPGKTLALVGGNLSLNGATLSAEQGQIELGSLGGTGLVSLVPTTLGYTLEYENDQSFADIQLMQKSLLDVSGFNSGSVQVRGKEIQFSDRSLILAQNFGNLPGGNLHLQSSAGIDLTGAFSGIRSENVGVGTGGNISVITPRLSIQEGGLLSSNTYGASASGNIQIDATKLDISGFSPLNSNGSVINTSTLGSGNAGNISVSGDSLLISDGGGLSSISRGIGSSGEVMIRNQDTIVQSSSNSILNTRISSTTFSTGNAKTLTLDTARLRLINGGTIGTSSFFVGHGGDIRINATESIQVSGRNQINPSAIASSSTRLNPALQKLFGIPNNNLTADAGTVSITTPYLLLKDGGTVSVTNQGSGNGGSINITANTIQLKNQAVFEAQTASGNGGNIGLQVGKLLLLRESSQITATAQGNGNGGNISIDAPILVGLENSDIIANAVQGKGGNIAITTQGIIGLEFRNTLTPRVDLTNDITASSEFNVNGTVEINNLGVDPNSGLVTLPANVSDSSQQIASGCSNNTGSSFVATGRGGIPQNPTQDVRSDRTWSDVRDISAFYKTGNVTAQIPTTPQVLIQATSWHRNAMGKIELVADNSPNQMQPALTCAVVPKI, encoded by the coding sequence ATGAAAGTAATATTTGCTGGCTTAGGCTTAATTGGTGCAATCTTCGTATCTAATATTTATAACAGTAATGTTTACGCTCAAGTAATTCCTGATAGCACTCTCAATACATCTGTCACCGAGACTAATAACTATAACATCACCAACGGCAGCCGTGTCGGCAATAATTTATTTCATAGTTTTAGCCAATTCTCCGTTCCTAGCAACGGTTCAGCCGTTTTCAATAATGCCACAGATATCCAAAATATTTTTAGTCGCGTAACTGGTGGTAACGTTTCCAACATTAATGGTTCCATCCGCGCCCAAGGTAATGCCAATTTATTTTTAATCAACCCTGCCGGAATTATTTTTGGGCAAAATGCCAGCTTGAATATTGGTGGTTCATTTATAGGAACGACAGCCAATAGTATTAAATTTGCTGATGGAATTGAATTTAGTGCAGTGAATACTTCTGGTACATCCTTGTTGACAATGAGTGTACCAATTGGCTTGCAGATGGGACAAGTACCCGCAAATATTACTGTTCAAGGTACAGGATCTGCCTTAATTATCGGTAACAGTCAGGCTCCTGTAATTCGCGTTCCTAGCCCAACCAAATTACAAGTACAGCCTGGAAAAACTCTAGCACTGGTGGGTGGTAATCTGAGTTTAAATGGAGCTACCCTCAGTGCTGAACAAGGGCAAATAGAATTGGGTAGTTTAGGCGGTACCGGATTAGTTAGTTTAGTCCCCACTACTCTAGGCTATACATTGGAGTATGAGAATGATCAAAGTTTTGCTGACATTCAACTCATGCAGAAATCTCTTTTAGATGTCAGTGGTTTCAATTCCGGTTCTGTTCAAGTTCGGGGTAAAGAGATTCAATTTAGCGATCGCTCACTGATTTTGGCACAAAATTTCGGTAATCTCCCTGGTGGCAACTTGCATCTTCAGTCATCCGCCGGAATTGATCTGACTGGTGCATTCAGCGGGATTCGGAGTGAAAACGTTGGCGTGGGTACTGGCGGGAATATCAGCGTCATTACTCCTCGATTAAGCATCCAGGAGGGAGGGCTATTAAGTAGCAATACTTATGGAGCATCTGCCAGTGGCAATATTCAGATCGATGCCACAAAACTAGACATATCTGGCTTCTCGCCCCTCAATTCAAATGGTAGTGTTATTAATACCAGTACATTAGGTTCTGGTAATGCTGGTAATATCTCCGTCAGTGGCGATAGTTTACTTATATCCGATGGTGGCGGACTCTCTTCAATATCGCGCGGTATTGGTTCCAGTGGTGAGGTGATGATTCGCAACCAGGATACTATTGTGCAGAGTAGCAGTAATTCCATCCTCAACACCAGAATTAGCTCAACCACCTTCAGCACTGGCAATGCTAAAACCTTGACGCTGGATACTGCTAGATTACGATTGATTAATGGGGGAACAATTGGTACAAGTTCATTTTTTGTCGGTCATGGAGGAGATATTCGGATTAATGCCACAGAATCTATTCAAGTTAGTGGTCGCAATCAGATAAATCCGAGCGCCATTGCCTCCTCTAGCACGCGTCTAAACCCAGCATTACAAAAATTATTCGGCATTCCTAATAATAATCTGACTGCTGATGCAGGTACAGTAAGTATCACAACGCCCTACCTATTACTAAAGGATGGCGGAACTGTGAGTGTGACCAATCAAGGTAGTGGCAATGGTGGGAGCATCAATATCACCGCAAATACTATCCAATTAAAAAATCAAGCTGTGTTCGAGGCACAGACAGCATCTGGTAATGGTGGTAACATTGGGTTACAAGTTGGCAAATTGTTACTATTGCGCGAGAGTAGCCAAATCACTGCAACAGCCCAAGGTAATGGGAATGGGGGTAATATTAGTATTGATGCACCCATCCTGGTGGGATTAGAAAACAGTGACATCATTGCCAACGCCGTGCAAGGAAAGGGTGGCAACATTGCCATTACAACTCAAGGAATTATTGGTTTAGAGTTCCGTAATACCCTGACTCCCAGAGTTGACCTGACCAATGACATTACTGCTAGTTCTGAATTTAACGTCAATGGCACAGTAGAAATTAATAACCTTGGTGTTGACCCCAATTCTGGTTTAGTGACATTACCAGCAAATGTCAGCGATTCATCGCAGCAAATCGCTAGTGGTTGTTCTAATAATACTGGTAGTAGTTTTGTCGCTACAGGGCGGGGTGGAATCCCACAAAATCCCACGCAAGATGTGAGGAGCGATCGCACTTGGTCTGATGTACGCGATATCTCTGCATTCTACAAAACTGGTAATGTGACTGCCCAAATACCGACAACACCACAAGTTCTTATACAGGCTACTTCCTGGCATCGCAACGCAATGGGCAAAATTGAATTGGTTGCAGATAACTCTCCCAATCAGATGCAACCAGCATTAACCTGTGCTGTTGTTCCTAAAATTTAA